From Streptomyces sp. NBC_00690, a single genomic window includes:
- a CDS encoding ABC transporter ATP-binding protein, producing MTIAIEAEGLTKHFSLKQGKGSVPWFRARGMRTVHAVDDVGFRIAAGETLAIIGESGCGKSTVAKLLLGLTEPTAGSITIAGERRIQLVAQNPWSALNRRKTIGHALNQPLLIHRPDLDKDGRAARVQELLDVTGLASDFLLRYPGDVSGGELQRVTIARALAAQPRVLVLDEPTASLDVSVKASLVNLLCDLRDDLGLTYLLITHEIDVARLLADQVLVMYLGHVVESGDADAVFDNPVHPYTRSLLDSVPVPDPRRRKELLPLAGEVPSAVDPPSGCRFRTRCPHVLPKCAETRPAARESGEGHLAACHLTAWSPS from the coding sequence ATGACGATCGCCATCGAGGCCGAGGGCCTGACCAAACACTTCTCGCTCAAGCAGGGGAAGGGATCCGTTCCCTGGTTCAGGGCCCGCGGCATGCGGACCGTGCACGCGGTCGACGACGTCGGCTTCCGGATCGCCGCGGGCGAGACCCTGGCCATCATCGGAGAGTCCGGCTGCGGCAAGTCCACCGTCGCCAAACTGCTCCTCGGACTCACCGAACCCACTGCCGGTTCGATCACCATCGCGGGGGAGCGCCGCATCCAACTGGTCGCGCAGAACCCCTGGTCGGCTCTGAACCGCCGCAAGACCATCGGGCACGCGCTCAACCAGCCCCTCCTGATCCACCGGCCCGACCTGGACAAGGACGGGCGTGCCGCACGGGTCCAGGAGTTGCTGGACGTCACCGGACTGGCATCGGACTTCCTGCTGCGCTACCCGGGCGATGTCAGCGGCGGCGAACTGCAACGCGTCACCATCGCCCGTGCCCTCGCCGCCCAACCCCGGGTGCTCGTCCTGGACGAGCCGACGGCGAGCCTTGACGTCAGTGTCAAGGCGAGCCTGGTCAACCTCCTGTGCGACCTGCGCGACGACCTCGGTCTGACGTACCTCCTGATCACCCACGAGATCGATGTCGCGCGACTGCTGGCCGACCAGGTGTTGGTGATGTATCTGGGCCACGTCGTGGAATCCGGCGACGCAGACGCGGTCTTCGACAACCCCGTCCACCCCTACACCCGTTCCCTCCTCGACTCGGTACCGGTGCCCGACCCCCGACGACGCAAGGAACTGCTCCCGCTCGCAGGGGAGGTTCCGTCCGCAGTGGATCCGCCGAGCGGTTGCCGGTTCCGCACCCGTTGTCCGCACGTCCTGCCCAAGTGCGCGGAGACCCGCCCCGCCGCGCGGGAATCCGGCGAAGGCCATCTCGCCGCCTGCCACCTCACCGCATGGAGCCCGTCATGA
- a CDS encoding ABC transporter permease, which yields MLRRAAAMAVVLLIVLTLVFFLMRMAPGSPAYLIVGADASPAEIASVERELGLDKPLMVQYATELGRILTGDLGESIFTGDTVSHELMLRLPITLELTMVSLLFWIPLALIAGRVAAARRDTPVDATVRIIGNLSIAVPSFWLGALLVLLFGLYLPGVLPSSGWVGLAEDPMGHLRSLVLPAFVLGLGTFGVTANTLRVSMIESVRTDYVRFGHAMGLSERRINRSLAFRNSLLPTTAVVGQLVGVMLSGSVLIENLFNLPGMGRLLVDSIRRQDYPLAVGATLSLAVFFLLANLIVDILYAALNPRVRQKFAGT from the coding sequence ATGCTCCGCCGGGCAGCCGCCATGGCGGTGGTCCTGCTCATCGTCCTGACTCTCGTCTTCTTCCTGATGCGCATGGCGCCCGGGAGTCCGGCCTATCTGATCGTGGGCGCGGACGCCTCCCCGGCCGAGATCGCCAGCGTCGAGCGCGAACTCGGACTCGACAAGCCACTGATGGTGCAGTACGCAACCGAACTCGGGCGCATACTCACCGGAGACCTCGGCGAATCGATCTTCACCGGAGACACCGTCTCCCATGAGCTGATGCTCAGACTGCCCATCACCCTCGAACTCACCATGGTCTCGCTGCTGTTCTGGATCCCCCTCGCCCTGATCGCAGGACGAGTGGCCGCAGCCCGCCGGGACACCCCGGTCGACGCGACCGTCCGGATCATCGGCAACCTCTCCATCGCGGTCCCCAGCTTCTGGCTCGGCGCACTGCTCGTCCTGCTCTTCGGCCTCTATCTACCAGGAGTGCTGCCCTCCAGCGGTTGGGTCGGTCTCGCCGAAGACCCCATGGGGCATCTGCGCTCCCTGGTCCTGCCCGCCTTCGTCCTTGGACTCGGCACCTTCGGTGTCACCGCCAACACCCTGCGGGTCTCGATGATCGAGTCCGTGCGTACCGACTATGTGCGGTTCGGTCACGCCATGGGCCTGTCGGAGCGGCGCATCAACCGCTCCCTGGCCTTCCGCAACTCCCTGCTCCCCACCACCGCGGTGGTGGGCCAGTTGGTCGGGGTGATGCTCAGCGGATCGGTCCTCATCGAGAACCTCTTCAACCTGCCGGGCATGGGGCGGCTCCTGGTCGACAGCATCCGCCGCCAGGACTACCCGCTGGCCGTCGGGGCGACGCTCTCGCTCGCCGTCTTCTTCCTGCTCGCGAATCTGATCGTCGACATCCTCTACGCGGCCCTGAACCCTCGCGTCCGGCAGAAATTCGCAGGTACCTGA
- a CDS encoding maleate cis-trans isomerase family protein — MIGVDERNSSTGPRSDVLPLRIGEQRARLAVLVPSTNTVVEAEYIAMAPRGVTLHSGRMMVPAPSVASDDDTTRLLADVREGVPTALRSVMTCRPDRVLLGMSAPTFYGGVAGAEAYEADIAQRAGVPAIAGSTACTLALRALGARRIAVLSPYRPVNDRQVRAYFTDAGFEIADYHTLLCTSAHQIAEVGEEAIAPAVARLAQARPDAIVQVGTNLWFAALAVELESRLDIPVVAINTATLWAGLRATGITDRVEGAGRLLAEH, encoded by the coding sequence GTGATCGGCGTCGACGAGCGGAACTCGTCCACCGGGCCCCGCTCCGACGTCCTTCCGCTGCGGATCGGTGAACAGCGCGCCCGCCTCGCGGTGCTCGTCCCTTCGACGAACACGGTCGTGGAGGCCGAGTACATAGCGATGGCGCCCCGGGGCGTCACCCTCCACTCCGGTCGGATGATGGTCCCCGCACCCTCGGTGGCCAGCGACGACGACACCACCCGACTGCTCGCCGACGTACGCGAGGGAGTGCCGACCGCGCTGCGCTCGGTGATGACGTGCCGGCCCGACCGGGTACTGCTGGGCATGTCCGCACCGACGTTCTACGGCGGGGTGGCGGGAGCCGAGGCGTACGAGGCCGACATCGCCCAGCGGGCCGGTGTGCCCGCCATCGCCGGCTCCACGGCCTGCACGCTCGCACTCCGGGCGCTCGGCGCCCGCCGGATCGCCGTCCTCAGCCCCTATCGACCCGTCAACGACCGCCAGGTCCGCGCCTACTTCACCGATGCGGGCTTCGAGATCGCCGACTATCACACCCTGCTGTGCACCTCGGCGCACCAGATCGCCGAGGTGGGCGAGGAGGCGATAGCCCCCGCGGTCGCCCGGTTGGCCCAGGCCCGTCCGGACGCCATCGTCCAGGTGGGCACCAACCTCTGGTTCGCCGCCCTTGCGGTGGAGCTGGAAAGCCGGCTGGACATTCCGGTCGTCGCGATCAACACCGCAACCCTGTGGGCTGGCCTACGGGCCACCGGGATCACCGATCGAGTCGAGGGCGCCGGCCGTCTGCTGGCGGAACACTGA
- a CDS encoding ABC transporter substrate-binding protein, which produces MNALPGHSRRDVLRISSAAIAAAALSGCAGADDTGGSSSSGSSGTLSVGLFEVPVGFAPLYSNSQNVRWVTEPATDTLLTHDASGKLVPHLAAALPVAGPGGVSYTIRLRKGVRFHNGDDLTAEHVAASFNFIPGSRGKSQFLSLLAPWFNRAVVVDPLTVRLELRMPYGILPDQLARIPISHKDFIAEKAKLVATGPFQVDKVVTGQSMRLKRFDGYWGPKPQLSAIVMTSVPDPSTRLVNLREGKIHIATGVQPVDIAGIQRDRSLKLHEIQGTGGIRAMLNMTRKPFNNPDFRRALAFAMDREGVREAVFHGEAEIAQGPLGPNVIGYDAGYRPYPAKADLNQARELLKASGVSKDTTFKIMVSTSGAARDIAQVFAENWGRLGIKVTLDVADPANWNRRWLIRDYDMSLTVQEYGLVGGSMPLSQFTVYRAASRQNPGYRNGAFDRDFGRLFATSDEAERAQLAGKLNRILAEEAIELPPVYPKLLVAQRAEVSGLDEKALLLGRLNLRGVSISSR; this is translated from the coding sequence ATGAACGCTCTGCCAGGCCACTCAAGACGCGATGTGCTGCGCATCTCCTCAGCCGCCATCGCCGCCGCCGCGCTCTCCGGTTGTGCGGGGGCGGACGACACCGGCGGTTCCTCGTCGTCCGGCTCCTCCGGCACCCTCTCCGTCGGGCTCTTCGAAGTACCGGTGGGATTCGCGCCGCTCTACTCCAACTCCCAGAACGTCCGCTGGGTGACCGAGCCCGCCACCGACACCCTGCTCACCCACGACGCGTCCGGCAAGCTCGTCCCACATCTGGCCGCCGCCCTGCCGGTGGCGGGCCCCGGTGGGGTCTCGTACACGATCCGACTGCGCAAGGGCGTCCGCTTCCACAACGGGGACGACCTCACGGCCGAGCACGTCGCGGCCAGCTTCAACTTCATCCCCGGCAGCCGGGGCAAGAGTCAGTTCCTGTCGCTGCTGGCGCCCTGGTTCAACAGGGCGGTGGTGGTCGACCCGCTGACCGTACGGCTGGAACTGCGGATGCCGTACGGCATCCTGCCGGATCAGTTGGCCCGCATCCCCATCAGCCACAAGGACTTCATCGCCGAGAAGGCCAAACTGGTGGCGACCGGCCCGTTCCAGGTGGACAAGGTCGTCACCGGCCAGTCCATGCGGCTGAAGCGCTTCGACGGCTACTGGGGACCGAAGCCCCAACTGTCGGCGATCGTGATGACGTCGGTCCCCGACCCGTCCACCCGGCTGGTCAACCTCCGGGAAGGCAAGATCCACATAGCGACCGGGGTGCAGCCCGTCGACATCGCCGGCATCCAGCGCGACCGGTCCCTCAAGCTCCACGAGATCCAGGGCACGGGGGGCATCCGGGCCATGCTCAACATGACCCGCAAGCCGTTCAACAACCCGGACTTCCGACGGGCACTGGCCTTCGCCATGGACCGCGAGGGCGTGCGCGAGGCCGTCTTCCACGGTGAGGCGGAGATCGCTCAGGGCCCGCTGGGGCCCAATGTCATCGGCTACGACGCCGGCTACCGGCCCTATCCGGCCAAGGCCGATCTGAACCAGGCGCGGGAGTTGCTGAAGGCGTCGGGCGTCTCCAAGGACACCACCTTCAAGATCATGGTGTCCACCAGCGGCGCGGCCCGTGACATCGCCCAGGTCTTCGCCGAGAACTGGGGCCGGCTCGGCATCAAGGTCACCCTGGACGTCGCCGATCCGGCGAACTGGAACCGCCGCTGGCTGATCCGCGACTACGACATGTCCCTCACCGTCCAGGAATACGGGCTGGTCGGCGGCTCCATGCCGCTCTCGCAGTTCACCGTCTACCGGGCGGCGTCCCGACAGAACCCCGGCTACCGCAACGGCGCCTTCGACCGCGACTTCGGTCGTCTCTTCGCCACCTCGGACGAGGCCGAGCGCGCCCAACTGGCCGGCAAGTTGAACCGGATCCTCGCCGAAGAGGCGATCGAACTGCCGCCCGTGTACCCCAAGCTCCTCGTCGCCCAGCGCGCCGAGGTCAGCGGCCTGGACGAGAAGGCGCTGCTCCTCGGTCGGTTGAACCTGCGGGGCGTCAGCATCTCAAGCCGTTAA
- a CDS encoding ABC transporter ATP-binding protein, giving the protein MDRTADRRPGASGAAMTTEPLLAVRDLDVVFDTARGQVPAVRGVTFELAAGEVFGLVGESGSGKSTVLSAIMRLLPGVAVTNASQLSFQGLDLMSMKPAQLRQIRGTGIGLVPQRPMTSLSPVTPLRKQLRWFLGDMPQSEIVDLLDQVGLRAVAERLDGYPFEFSGGQLQRLLIMLAALARRPSLLLADEPTTTLDATVQAQVLRLILDLRDRLGLGVVFVSHDLGVIAQVCDRVGVMYAGRLVEAAPIGELFDNPRHPYTQALLRALPSRYKRGERIKVIEGTAAGANRLPGCAFAPRCPRAESRCREQEPENRTVGGALVRCHFAEDAAGVGVPRGEAAA; this is encoded by the coding sequence GTGGACCGTACCGCCGACCGTCGCCCCGGTGCCTCGGGAGCCGCGATGACGACCGAACCCCTACTCGCTGTCCGTGACCTCGACGTCGTCTTCGACACCGCACGCGGCCAAGTCCCCGCCGTACGAGGGGTGACGTTCGAGTTGGCGGCGGGCGAAGTCTTCGGCCTGGTCGGAGAGTCGGGCAGCGGCAAGAGCACCGTCTTGTCGGCCATCATGCGACTGCTCCCGGGCGTCGCGGTGACGAACGCCTCGCAGCTGAGCTTCCAGGGCCTGGACCTCATGTCCATGAAGCCCGCCCAACTGCGGCAGATCCGGGGTACCGGCATCGGACTCGTCCCGCAGCGCCCGATGACCTCCCTCAGCCCCGTCACACCCCTGCGCAAGCAACTGCGCTGGTTCCTCGGCGACATGCCGCAGTCCGAGATCGTGGACCTCCTCGACCAAGTGGGGCTGCGCGCGGTCGCCGAACGACTCGACGGCTACCCCTTCGAGTTCTCCGGCGGACAGCTCCAGCGCCTCCTGATCATGCTGGCGGCGCTGGCGCGACGGCCATCGCTCCTCCTCGCCGACGAACCCACCACCACCCTGGATGCCACCGTGCAGGCCCAGGTGCTGCGGCTGATCCTCGATCTGCGCGACCGGCTCGGCCTCGGAGTCGTCTTCGTCAGCCACGACCTCGGAGTGATCGCCCAGGTCTGCGACCGGGTCGGGGTGATGTACGCGGGACGCCTCGTCGAAGCCGCCCCCATCGGGGAACTCTTCGACAACCCCCGGCACCCCTACACCCAGGCGCTGCTCCGGGCGCTGCCCAGCCGCTACAAGCGCGGCGAACGCATCAAGGTGATCGAGGGGACCGCTGCCGGCGCCAACCGGCTGCCGGGGTGCGCCTTCGCCCCGCGCTGTCCGCGGGCCGAATCCCGGTGCCGGGAACAGGAGCCGGAGAACCGCACGGTCGGTGGGGCCCTGGTGCGCTGCCACTTCGCCGAGGACGCGGCGGGCGTCGGTGTGCCGAGGGGGGAGGCCGCGGCATGA
- a CDS encoding FAD-dependent oxidoreductase, which produces MPHVLVAGAGPVGLTTAVLLAEAGHTVEVFEAGEAITTQPRASTFHPPTLDLLHRIGITAPLIEQGLKAPVYQHRDRERGLVANFDHKHLADDTDFPFRLQAEQHKLCELLLDRLGEKVRFQHTVRGVKQDTDNVMVTVEGPNGTSDIQGDYLIDAGGASGAVRQSLDIAFEGFTYEDRYLVLLTPFPFEDHLDGLEKVNYISDPDQYVVLLRAPDAWRVLFPVKEEIRDPEVWEQMLQGVVPHPVPYEVIHHQLYFIHQRVAERFKEGRVLLIGDAAHVNSPIGGMGMNNGIHDAFSLVEALPHDLDGWAEQRRRIALDYVKIITDRNARALGEKDPAQRLAAQQEMAATAADPERARQWLLDSSMLNAVRRQGLLP; this is translated from the coding sequence GTGCCACATGTCCTTGTTGCCGGGGCGGGCCCCGTGGGCCTGACCACCGCCGTCCTGCTCGCCGAAGCAGGACACACCGTGGAGGTGTTCGAAGCCGGGGAAGCGATCACCACCCAGCCCCGAGCCTCCACCTTCCATCCACCCACCCTCGACCTGCTGCACCGCATCGGCATCACCGCCCCACTGATCGAACAGGGCCTCAAGGCCCCCGTCTACCAGCACCGGGACCGCGAACGCGGACTGGTCGCCAATTTCGACCACAAGCACCTCGCCGACGACACTGATTTCCCCTTCCGGCTCCAAGCCGAGCAGCACAAGCTGTGCGAGCTGCTGCTGGACCGCTTGGGCGAGAAGGTCCGCTTCCAACACACCGTGCGCGGCGTCAAACAGGACACCGACAACGTCATGGTCACTGTCGAGGGCCCGAACGGGACCTCGGACATCCAGGGCGACTATCTGATCGACGCAGGTGGTGCGTCCGGAGCGGTCCGGCAGTCACTCGACATCGCCTTCGAAGGATTCACCTACGAGGACCGGTATCTGGTCCTCCTGACCCCCTTCCCCTTCGAAGACCACCTGGACGGGTTGGAGAAGGTCAACTACATCTCCGACCCCGACCAGTACGTCGTGCTCCTGCGGGCGCCCGACGCCTGGCGGGTCCTCTTCCCCGTCAAGGAGGAGATCCGGGACCCCGAGGTGTGGGAGCAGATGCTCCAGGGGGTCGTCCCGCACCCCGTCCCCTACGAAGTCATCCACCACCAGCTCTACTTCATCCACCAGCGGGTCGCCGAACGGTTCAAGGAGGGGCGAGTGTTGTTGATCGGGGACGCGGCACATGTGAACAGCCCCATCGGTGGCATGGGGATGAACAACGGCATCCACGATGCGTTCTCGCTGGTCGAAGCCCTGCCACACGATTTGGACGGCTGGGCGGAGCAACGCCGCAGGATCGCCCTGGACTACGTCAAGATCATCACTGATCGCAATGCCAGGGCACTGGGCGAGAAGGATCCCGCCCAGCGGCTCGCAGCACAACAGGAGATGGCCGCCACCGCGGCCGACCCGGAACGTGCCCGGCAGTGGCTGCTCGACTCCTCCATGCTCAACGCGGTCCGCAGACAGGGACTGCTGCCGTGA
- a CDS encoding aldehyde dehydrogenase family protein gives MPTTVVSPIDGQALGQVEQLDAAAVDLAYSTARKALEEWRKVPSERRGRILLKVADLLETRAEDFAQTETLNTGKLLKDTRREAGRAAACFAYYGGLADKVTGDTLDVAGPFHTYTKREPYGVAVGVIPWNVPYVFAAKKIAPALAFGNVSLLKPAEETPLTALMLAEVLADAGLPEGMAQVLTGGAETGKALVADPRADLIVFTGADATGRVIAKAAAENLTPIAMELGGKSPQIVFADADLDAALASVLLGAFSATGQMCIAGSRLLVQSEVYDTFVAKLRTAVAGLRVGDPREHRTQVGPQVTPGQRDKTLDMIRLGQDEGATLAADAPYPGAESGGFYVPPTLFTEVNPEMRIMREEIFGPVLAVMPFATEEEAVELAHATDFGLAAGVWTKDLGRAHRMASRLRAGTIWLNTYRMLSDSVPFGGVDHSGYGREGGPDAVRLYTWTKSVWTSTEPGIPPGYDF, from the coding sequence ATGCCCACCACCGTAGTGAGTCCCATCGACGGACAGGCGCTCGGCCAGGTCGAGCAGTTGGACGCCGCCGCCGTCGACCTCGCGTACAGCACCGCGCGCAAGGCATTGGAGGAGTGGCGCAAAGTACCGTCCGAGCGACGTGGCCGCATTCTGCTCAAGGTCGCGGACCTGTTGGAGACACGCGCCGAGGACTTCGCACAGACGGAGACCCTCAACACCGGAAAGCTGCTGAAGGACACCCGCCGGGAGGCCGGCCGGGCCGCGGCCTGCTTCGCCTACTACGGCGGACTGGCGGACAAGGTCACCGGTGACACCCTCGATGTGGCGGGCCCGTTCCACACCTATACCAAGCGCGAGCCCTACGGCGTGGCCGTCGGGGTCATCCCGTGGAACGTGCCCTACGTCTTCGCCGCCAAGAAGATCGCCCCGGCCCTTGCGTTCGGCAATGTGAGCCTCTTGAAACCGGCGGAGGAGACCCCGCTCACCGCGCTGATGCTGGCCGAGGTGCTGGCCGATGCCGGACTGCCCGAAGGTATGGCCCAGGTCCTCACGGGCGGCGCCGAGACCGGCAAGGCGCTGGTGGCCGACCCGCGTGCCGATCTGATCGTCTTCACCGGGGCCGACGCCACCGGGCGTGTGATCGCGAAGGCCGCCGCCGAGAACCTGACACCCATCGCGATGGAACTCGGTGGCAAGTCACCGCAGATCGTCTTCGCCGACGCCGACCTCGACGCCGCGCTCGCCTCCGTACTCCTCGGTGCCTTCAGCGCCACCGGCCAGATGTGCATCGCCGGTTCACGGCTCCTGGTGCAGAGCGAGGTGTACGACACCTTCGTGGCCAAACTGCGCACGGCCGTGGCCGGACTGCGCGTCGGCGACCCGCGGGAGCACCGCACCCAGGTCGGGCCGCAGGTCACCCCGGGGCAGCGGGACAAGACCCTGGACATGATCCGGCTCGGACAGGACGAGGGCGCCACCCTGGCAGCCGACGCCCCCTACCCGGGCGCCGAGTCAGGTGGCTTCTATGTGCCACCGACCCTGTTCACCGAGGTCAACCCCGAGATGCGCATCATGCGGGAGGAGATCTTCGGCCCGGTCCTCGCGGTGATGCCCTTCGCCACCGAGGAGGAGGCGGTGGAACTGGCCCACGCCACCGACTTCGGTCTGGCCGCAGGCGTCTGGACCAAGGATCTCGGCCGCGCCCACCGCATGGCGAGCCGGCTGCGCGCCGGCACGATCTGGCTCAACACCTATCGGATGCTCTCCGACAGCGTCCCGTTCGGGGGCGTCGACCACTCGGGGTACGGCCGCGAGGGCGGCCCTGACGCGGTCCGCCTCTACACCTGGACCAAGAGCGTCTGGACATCCACCGAACCCGGCATTCCGCCCGGCTACGACTTCTGA
- a CDS encoding ABC transporter permease yields the protein MTTISPTRVRVGRRRIVVKGRHVKGMTVIGVVLVASYLLLAVFGPMLTVDPLQRTGDPLAGPSAAHWFGTDHLGRDLLSRVAAGARVSVLVAVISVGIGLVFALPLGVCAGYFAGRWPDELIMRVFEAIQTVPLFVFAMVVLGITGVSSFHLGPIEVSAAGKIILLIAIAATPYFARVARAATLAEIQEDYISALRLLGVSRRRVIMDELMVNVLPPVIVQSCLWMAVAVFAEGALGFLGVGVQPPTPTLGGVIADATRYMMAGAWWYCVMPGLVLLVATVGFGLLGDGANDLLDRGER from the coding sequence ATGACCACGATCTCTCCCACCCGCGTACGAGTCGGCCGACGCCGCATCGTCGTCAAAGGCCGCCATGTCAAAGGGATGACGGTCATCGGAGTCGTCCTCGTCGCCAGCTATCTGCTCCTCGCGGTCTTCGGTCCGATGCTCACCGTCGATCCCTTGCAGCGCACCGGCGACCCATTGGCCGGCCCCTCGGCCGCCCACTGGTTCGGCACCGACCACCTCGGACGCGATCTGCTCTCCCGGGTGGCGGCCGGAGCCCGGGTGTCCGTCCTGGTGGCCGTCATCAGCGTCGGCATCGGCCTGGTTTTCGCCCTGCCCCTGGGAGTGTGCGCCGGATACTTCGCCGGGCGCTGGCCGGACGAACTGATCATGCGCGTCTTCGAAGCCATCCAGACGGTGCCGCTGTTCGTCTTCGCCATGGTCGTCCTCGGCATCACCGGCGTTAGCTCCTTCCATCTGGGGCCCATCGAGGTCAGCGCGGCCGGCAAGATCATCCTGCTGATCGCCATCGCCGCCACCCCCTACTTCGCGAGGGTCGCCCGTGCAGCCACCCTCGCCGAGATCCAGGAGGACTACATCTCCGCCCTGCGGCTCCTGGGGGTGTCCCGGCGCCGCGTGATCATGGACGAGCTGATGGTCAACGTGCTCCCGCCGGTCATCGTGCAGAGCTGTCTGTGGATGGCGGTCGCCGTGTTCGCCGAAGGAGCACTCGGTTTCCTGGGCGTGGGAGTGCAACCGCCCACCCCCACGCTCGGCGGAGTCATCGCCGACGCCACCCGCTACATGATGGCCGGCGCCTGGTGGTACTGCGTCATGCCCGGTCTTGTCCTGCTGGTCGCCACCGTGGGCTTCGGCCTCCTCGGCGACGGCGCCAACGACCTGCTGGACCGAGGAGAGCGCTGA
- a CDS encoding SDR family oxidoreductase, with protein sequence MLIVVAGATGRTGRRLIPLLTAAGHGTRALTRSADPVPGAQSHPLDLVAASAEDLDAAVSGAGAVVWLAGPAGGSVESAEALDNTAATALMDACVRQGVKRFVLVTSKGTDNPERSPDFLRPYLEIKAKAEAHLAGSGLDWTVLRPGGLTDDEPTGKVQLGTALGRGKVARADVAAVVAELLGRHDQTGRAIEVLGGELAPADALNELTPRVNIVDFLFDLKRLGRVHLAVFGGSTGEAMAEAKEHFTNWKVSENYVNYFDGPELHFSRKTRWRLEFGEGPGRHSGKTEYWVMVHNERGEGVFRFGLLRPEGSEEHDPELVAAYRVFRDHYSNKS encoded by the coding sequence ATGCTGATCGTCGTTGCGGGTGCGACCGGCCGTACCGGCCGCCGTCTCATCCCGCTCCTGACCGCCGCCGGACACGGCACCAGGGCGCTGACCCGCTCGGCCGACCCCGTGCCGGGCGCCCAGTCCCATCCCCTCGATCTGGTCGCGGCCTCCGCCGAGGACCTGGACGCGGCCGTATCGGGCGCCGGTGCCGTGGTGTGGCTGGCCGGCCCGGCCGGAGGCTCGGTGGAGTCCGCCGAAGCCCTCGACAACACCGCCGCGACCGCGCTCATGGATGCCTGCGTACGCCAGGGAGTGAAACGATTCGTCCTGGTCACCTCCAAGGGGACCGACAACCCGGAGCGTTCCCCGGACTTCCTCCGCCCCTATCTGGAGATCAAGGCCAAGGCGGAGGCGCACCTCGCGGGCAGCGGGCTCGACTGGACCGTGCTGCGCCCGGGCGGACTCACCGACGACGAACCCACCGGCAAGGTGCAACTCGGTACGGCGCTGGGCCGGGGCAAGGTCGCCCGCGCCGACGTCGCCGCCGTGGTGGCCGAACTCCTCGGCCGGCACGACCAGACGGGCCGGGCGATCGAGGTCCTGGGTGGTGAGCTCGCACCGGCCGATGCGCTGAACGAGTTGACCCCCCGGGTGAACATCGTCGATTTCCTCTTCGATCTGAAGCGGCTCGGCCGGGTGCATCTGGCGGTCTTCGGCGGCTCCACCGGCGAGGCCATGGCCGAGGCCAAGGAGCACTTCACCAACTGGAAGGTCTCCGAGAACTACGTCAACTACTTCGACGGGCCGGAGCTGCACTTCTCGCGCAAAACCCGCTGGCGTCTGGAGTTCGGGGAGGGCCCCGGTCGGCACTCGGGCAAGACCGAGTACTGGGTCATGGTCCACAACGAGCGGGGTGAAGGTGTCTTCCGCTTCGGTCTGCTCCGGCCCGAGGGCTCGGAGGAGCACGATCCCGAACTGGTCGCCGCGTACCGCGTGTTCAGAGACCACTACTCCAATAAGTCGTAA